Proteins from one Pyrobaculum neutrophilum V24Sta genomic window:
- the cas4 gene encoding CRISPR-associated protein Cas4: MPKPTSYRPTPWDVLELEWCPRYLWLSKRHGVPTTPSMAKGRQEEQALRKKLAAALGAEPKPVYIDAGWTHGVVDMVARRHSAVPVEIKTGVPRREHKWQLYAEAYLVKAQGHSVSLGVIAYGERLARLQITPAELKVAEALLIKAAEVVEGPPPPPRKTPKCAYCQYRPICSGATNRLP; this comes from the coding sequence ATGCCCAAGCCTACGTCATATAGGCCCACCCCCTGGGACGTGCTGGAGCTGGAGTGGTGCCCGCGCTACCTCTGGCTCTCCAAAAGACACGGCGTCCCCACGACTCCCTCCATGGCCAAGGGCAGACAGGAGGAGCAGGCGCTGAGGAAGAAGCTCGCGGCCGCCCTGGGGGCAGAGCCCAAGCCGGTCTATATAGACGCCGGGTGGACACACGGCGTTGTGGACATGGTGGCGCGGAGGCACTCGGCGGTGCCCGTGGAGATAAAGACGGGAGTCCCCCGGAGAGAACACAAGTGGCAACTATATGCAGAGGCCTACCTAGTGAAAGCCCAGGGGCACTCGGTAAGCCTCGGCGTCATAGCCTACGGCGAGAGGCTGGCCAGGCTACAGATAACCCCAGCGGAGCTCAAGGTAGCAGAGGCCCTGCTCATAAAGGCGGCAGAGGTAGTAGAGGGGCCGCCCCCGCCCCCCAGAAAAACCCCGAAGTGCGCCTACTGCCAATACCGGCCAATCTGCAGCGGCGCCACAAACCGCCTTCCCTAG
- the cas2 gene encoding CRISPR-associated endonuclease Cas2 gives MIWLAVYDIEDDGERAKAAAVLQEWGFVRVQRSFYVGRLERGRAKDLLHILSRYVKRGHIALIPVSREQLEAALELGKPPYAPLKPPRYAQAYVI, from the coding sequence ATGATCTGGCTGGCCGTCTACGACATCGAAGACGACGGAGAGAGGGCCAAAGCCGCCGCGGTGCTACAGGAGTGGGGGTTTGTCAGAGTGCAGAGGAGCTTCTACGTGGGGAGGCTGGAGAGGGGGAGGGCCAAGGACCTGCTCCACATCCTCTCTAGATATGTAAAAAGGGGGCACATAGCCTTGATACCCGTGTCGAGAGAGCAGCTGGAGGCCGCGCTCGAGCTAGGCAAGCCCCCCTACGCCCCCCTCAAGCCGCCTAGATATGCCCAAGCCTACGTCATATAG
- the cas1 gene encoding CRISPR-associated endonuclease Cas1, with product MEVVVKEHGVSLGYSRWALVVRRRGGAAERIPIHQVDRLWILTGGVSISSRLVRALARSFVDVVFFDGRGNPAARLFPPEANGTVAHRRAQYEAYLNGRGLELAKLVVYGKIVNQAAALRRAGLWRRELYQELAGAASRVAEAAAAVPRCGDPQCVLGHEGRAAAEYWAALSKAFGTPTRDPNASDPFNLALNYGYGILRYAVWRQAVIHGLDPYAGYLHVDKSGRPSLVLDLMEEFRPHIDLMVLKAKPSADWLEGGVLKREARAALVEKWLEMRLEPTIARQVGLAVAHLEGRGVYTPHKL from the coding sequence ATGGAGGTGGTAGTTAAGGAGCACGGGGTGTCGCTGGGCTACAGCAGGTGGGCCCTGGTGGTGAGGAGGAGGGGCGGGGCCGCCGAGAGGATCCCCATACACCAAGTGGACAGGCTGTGGATCCTCACTGGGGGCGTCTCCATCTCGTCTAGGCTAGTGAGGGCCCTGGCGAGGAGCTTCGTAGATGTGGTGTTTTTCGACGGCAGAGGCAACCCCGCGGCTAGGCTGTTTCCGCCTGAGGCAAACGGCACGGTTGCACACCGGCGGGCTCAGTACGAGGCCTACCTAAACGGCAGGGGGCTCGAGCTGGCCAAGCTGGTGGTGTATGGAAAGATCGTGAACCAAGCGGCGGCGCTTAGGAGAGCCGGCTTGTGGAGGAGGGAGCTGTACCAAGAGCTCGCGGGGGCTGCGTCTAGGGTGGCAGAGGCGGCGGCCGCGGTCCCCCGGTGCGGAGACCCACAGTGCGTCCTCGGCCACGAGGGGCGCGCCGCGGCTGAGTACTGGGCCGCCCTCTCAAAGGCCTTTGGGACCCCCACGAGAGATCCAAACGCCTCCGACCCCTTCAACCTCGCGCTTAACTACGGCTATGGGATACTCCGCTACGCCGTGTGGAGACAGGCAGTTATCCACGGCCTCGACCCCTACGCCGGCTACCTTCACGTGGATAAGTCGGGGAGGCCCTCCCTAGTGCTGGACCTAATGGAGGAGTTCAGACCCCACATAGACCTCATGGTGCTCAAGGCCAAGCCCTCCGCAGACTGGCTAGAGGGCGGGGTCTTGAAGCGGGAGGCCAGGGCGGCGCTGGTGGAGAAGTGGCTCGAGATGAGGCTCGAGCCCACCATAGCGAGGCAGGTGGGGCTGGCGGTGGCCCACCTAGAGGGCAGGGGGGTATACACGCCGCATAAGCTATGA
- the cas4a gene encoding type I-A CRISPR-associated protein Cas4/Csa1, giving the protein MFREFRLVRGLRVEVGEELRGWRWGEPPVAPPPLGVRLSVSEIVGGVCESRRDLYLRRVAKVRVEANGSLKFGGYIHEVFRRSLVRLRRLVEEGLRGWDLISAFKPEEVAAEAAAAVGHEADQRGVELARFLAVQVAARVDEVAARGSFDPYMLAARAVPLLAEYVIDGRPLGLTLVRADALFHNVVVEVKVGPEDDRHALALAGYALAVEADEEVPVDAGLLIYISFNGGVKVRARPVAIGEGLRRQFLEERDRLMEFLHSGADPGLSPRCDDRCVFYRYCHGGGS; this is encoded by the coding sequence ATGTTTAGGGAGTTTAGACTTGTGAGGGGGCTTAGGGTTGAGGTTGGGGAGGAGTTGAGGGGTTGGAGATGGGGGGAGCCTCCTGTGGCGCCTCCGCCGCTTGGGGTGAGGCTTTCGGTTTCTGAAATCGTCGGCGGAGTTTGTGAATCTAGGCGTGACCTGTACCTGCGGAGGGTCGCCAAGGTGAGGGTGGAGGCCAACGGCTCGCTGAAGTTCGGCGGGTATATACACGAGGTGTTTAGACGTAGTCTCGTTAGGCTGAGGAGGCTGGTGGAGGAGGGGCTGAGGGGGTGGGATCTCATCTCCGCGTTTAAGCCTGAGGAGGTGGCGGCTGAGGCCGCTGCGGCGGTTGGCCACGAGGCAGATCAGCGGGGGGTCGAGTTGGCGAGGTTTCTGGCGGTGCAGGTGGCGGCTAGGGTAGACGAGGTGGCGGCGCGGGGGAGCTTCGACCCCTACATGCTCGCGGCGCGGGCGGTGCCTCTGCTGGCTGAATACGTGATCGACGGAAGGCCGCTGGGGCTCACCCTGGTTAGGGCAGACGCCCTTTTCCACAACGTCGTCGTCGAGGTGAAGGTGGGGCCTGAGGACGATAGACACGCCTTGGCCCTCGCCGGCTACGCGCTTGCCGTTGAGGCAGACGAGGAGGTCCCCGTCGACGCGGGGCTGTTGATATACATCTCCTTCAACGGAGGGGTGAAGGTGAGGGCTAGGCCTGTGGCTATCGGCGAGGGGCTGCGGCGGCAGTTCCTCGAGGAGAGAGACAGACTTATGGAGTTTCTACACTCGGGGGCCGACCCGGGTCTCTCCCCTAGGTGCGACGACAGATGTGTCTTCTACAGGTACTGCCATGGAGGTGGTAGTTAA